One genomic segment of Chitinophaga parva includes these proteins:
- a CDS encoding bifunctional folylpolyglutamate synthase/dihydrofolate synthase, translating to MDYAQTLNFLYNQLPVFTKQGSAALRTGLHNIEALCAALGHPEKKFKSIHIAGTNGKGSTSHMLAAIFQEAGYKTGLYTSPHLKDFRERIRVNGQMAEQQFVVDFVARIQNELDDLQPSFFEVTVAMAFEYFVQQQVDIAIIEVGLGGRLDSTNVITPELSLITNISYDHMHILGDTLPQIAGEKAGIIKDGVPVVVSETQAEVEKVFRDKAAAHHSPLHFADQEFLVQDSHTEHQHLQLSILHTPTDHGQQIALDLRGQYQGKNVLGVLMAVKLMQQKGWQLPEAAVHKALSHVSHLTGLRGRWEVIQQHPLTVLDVGHNEAGITEIVQQLAYQVYNQLHIVIGFVKDKDIEKVLQLLPKTAHYYFCQAAIERALEADVLARMALHHGLQGHTFPNVQLAYHAAQQAAHKEDMVLVCGSFFIVGEVQ from the coding sequence ATGGACTACGCGCAAACATTGAACTTTCTCTATAACCAGCTGCCGGTGTTTACCAAGCAGGGATCTGCGGCGCTGCGCACAGGATTGCATAACATTGAAGCGCTTTGCGCAGCACTGGGGCACCCGGAAAAGAAATTCAAATCCATCCATATTGCAGGCACTAACGGCAAGGGCTCTACGAGCCACATGCTGGCAGCCATTTTCCAGGAAGCAGGTTACAAAACGGGCCTCTACACCTCTCCCCACCTGAAAGATTTCCGGGAGCGCATCCGCGTGAACGGGCAGATGGCGGAGCAGCAGTTCGTGGTGGATTTTGTAGCCCGCATACAAAACGAACTGGATGACCTGCAGCCTTCTTTCTTTGAAGTGACGGTAGCCATGGCCTTTGAATATTTTGTGCAGCAGCAGGTAGACATTGCCATCATAGAAGTGGGACTGGGCGGGCGTTTGGACAGTACCAACGTGATCACACCGGAGCTGTCACTGATCACCAATATCAGTTATGACCACATGCACATCCTGGGCGATACGCTGCCACAAATTGCCGGTGAAAAAGCAGGCATTATCAAGGATGGTGTGCCGGTAGTGGTGAGTGAAACGCAGGCCGAAGTGGAAAAAGTATTTCGCGACAAAGCCGCCGCACACCATAGCCCCCTCCACTTTGCCGACCAGGAATTCCTGGTGCAGGACAGCCATACGGAGCACCAGCATTTACAACTTTCTATTTTACATACACCCACCGATCACGGGCAGCAGATAGCGCTGGACCTGCGCGGCCAGTACCAGGGTAAGAATGTGCTGGGCGTGCTGATGGCTGTGAAGCTGATGCAGCAAAAAGGCTGGCAGCTGCCGGAAGCGGCGGTGCACAAAGCCCTCTCCCATGTGAGCCATCTTACCGGCCTGCGGGGCCGCTGGGAAGTGATACAGCAACATCCCCTCACAGTGCTGGATGTGGGCCACAATGAAGCCGGCATCACGGAAATTGTACAGCAGCTGGCCTACCAGGTGTACAACCAGCTGCATATTGTAATTGGCTTTGTAAAAGACAAGGACATAGAAAAAGTACTGCAACTGCTGCCCAAAACAGCGCATTACTACTTCTGCCAGGCCGCCATAGAACGGGCCCTGGAAGCGGATGTACTGGCCCGCATGGCGCTGCACCATGGCCTGCAGGGGCACACCTTCCCCAACGTACAACTGGCTTATCATGCGGCGCAGCAGGCCGCGCATAAAGAAGACATGGTGCTGGTATGTGGCAGCTTCTTTATTGTGGGCGAGGTACAATAA
- a CDS encoding DUF5723 family protein, translating into MAQTFGGYNTSPDAGIYGIYTNPATAASTHFKWDVNIAGAHAVAGNTYISFAKSALRADTLKRGVDYFQDTSSKRYQFGWAQADILMPSVLYSIDETQSVAFTWRVRGMANAGPVSPRVLNFTTIRFPNPQYIGNTLYIDNAAGTFNSWNEFGFTYARVLKENQLSRLKGGITVKYLSGIVSGYTAISNTSFTVNSSTSMSINSGHAIYGYSENMDSANRAGQSYYNLTRYPGVGADIGFTWEWRPDPEGGDGANYGSNGYFNDDADAYVLRLGVSVTDIGGINYSNSPYSTSLDLRKADIDPHTLDKRKGESYSKWYSRIKQYFTPDGPRQVSYYMQLPTALHLTADYQFGGGWAASANAVFGLNTNAKNNFRNNMITMLQLTPRYEHGWWSAFLPTSVNRYAGVDVGVGVRLGPVLLGSSSILSDLVSSKIKRADVFLAVRLWPMKAGKEGKTSAEKRALRQVKCAL; encoded by the coding sequence GTGGCGCAGACTTTCGGCGGGTACAACACCAGCCCGGATGCCGGCATTTACGGCATCTATACCAACCCGGCCACGGCGGCCAGCACCCACTTTAAATGGGACGTGAACATTGCAGGTGCCCATGCAGTAGCCGGTAATACTTACATCAGTTTTGCCAAAAGCGCGTTGCGCGCAGATACCCTTAAGAGAGGCGTTGATTACTTCCAGGATACCAGTTCCAAACGTTACCAGTTTGGCTGGGCCCAGGCAGACATCCTGATGCCCTCCGTGCTGTATTCTATTGATGAAACCCAGTCTGTTGCCTTTACCTGGCGCGTGCGCGGTATGGCCAATGCCGGCCCTGTAAGCCCGCGGGTGCTCAATTTCACCACGATCAGATTCCCCAACCCGCAATACATCGGCAATACACTGTACATCGACAATGCTGCGGGCACCTTTAACAGCTGGAACGAATTTGGATTTACGTATGCCCGCGTGCTGAAAGAAAACCAGCTCTCGCGGCTTAAAGGCGGTATTACCGTGAAATACCTGAGCGGCATCGTATCCGGCTACACGGCTATATCCAATACTTCCTTTACGGTGAACTCGTCTACCAGCATGAGCATCAACAGCGGTCATGCTATTTACGGCTATTCAGAGAATATGGACAGTGCCAACCGCGCGGGCCAAAGCTATTACAACCTGACCCGCTACCCCGGTGTGGGCGCAGACATTGGCTTCACCTGGGAATGGAGGCCTGATCCCGAAGGTGGCGATGGCGCAAACTACGGCTCCAATGGTTATTTTAATGACGATGCAGATGCCTATGTATTGCGTTTAGGCGTTTCCGTTACAGACATTGGCGGTATCAATTACAGCAACTCTCCCTACAGTACCAGCCTTGACCTGCGGAAAGCAGACATTGACCCGCATACGCTGGACAAGCGCAAGGGAGAAAGCTATTCCAAATGGTATAGCCGCATTAAACAATACTTTACGCCCGACGGCCCCCGGCAGGTTTCCTATTACATGCAGCTGCCCACGGCCCTGCACCTTACGGCAGACTACCAGTTTGGTGGTGGCTGGGCAGCCAGTGCCAATGCAGTATTTGGGCTTAATACCAATGCAAAGAATAACTTCCGCAACAACATGATCACCATGCTCCAGCTGACCCCACGTTATGAGCATGGATGGTGGAGCGCCTTTTTACCAACAAGCGTAAACCGTTACGCCGGTGTGGATGTGGGCGTGGGTGTACGCCTGGGCCCCGTGCTGCTGGGCAGCAGCAGCATCCTTTCCGACCTGGTAAGCAGCAAGATCAAGCGGGCAGACGTATTCCTGGCGGTGCGCCTGTGGCCGATGAAGGCCGGCAAAGAAGGCAAGACCAGCGCAGAAAAGCGGGCTTTGCGCCAGGTGAAATGTGCGTTATAA
- the ccsA gene encoding cytochrome c biogenesis protein CcsA — translation METKFIGEHLFPGQFGHFFAVLSLVASLVALVSYFNATRAADEATRASWNRMGRITFVIQALSVFVVFGSLYYILQQHYFEYKYAYRNSSRNMLQAYLFSSFWSDQEGSFLLWSVWQSVLGLILIRKAKSWENPVLTVMSFAQFCLATMLIGIYFFGYRVGANPFELLRQTEPYNAAPVFQTANYLADYVPDGNGLNPLLQNYWMVIHPPVLFLGFASTIVPFAFAFAGLWTRRFSEWVKPALPWALFSAMILGTGIMMGAAWAYESLTFGGYWAWDPVENASLVPWLTLVAGIHTLLAYKSTGQSLKITFFFFFITFVLILYSTFLTRSGILGDTSVHAFTDLGMTQQLLYFMLAFLIPAFGLMIYHRKRIPSVHKEESTYSREFWMFVGSLVLLMAAIQITFTTSIPVWNKVLNGLGLMKLFNMKDLAPPLEPVFHYNKIQIWIAIVLGVLTAVIQYLKYKETPKGYTWRNIWLPTALAALATLLIGVFGKIDYDHYGTGFLVAIYIMLYASVYAVVANVHYIVGVLKGNFKAAGASIAHIGFGLVLLGVLISSSKKQVISLDQMNILDGYFGKDSKENSRENLMLPLNMPMQMGDYHVTYVGDSVVPGDFKTYYRVRYVKVDKDGKITEQFTLYPDAFVNRKMAQASLVANPSSKHYLTKDIFTYLTSLPDPDAYKDTAQYVPHDVKPGDSIFFSQGYMVLKNIQPRPETKNYKPQGNDIAVSAKLEVHSLTNDELYHLEPVYLIRDSAYQYSVEDTVSAMSLYVRFDKLTPTSDNQARIQLQVKDAGGAQKNYIVLKAMVFPYINVLWIGVLVMILGFFLSIIQRVKQNRRTEKAMTQRKAKEVSA, via the coding sequence TTGGAAACTAAATTTATAGGCGAACATCTTTTTCCCGGCCAGTTCGGCCACTTCTTTGCCGTGTTGTCGCTCGTGGCCTCCCTGGTAGCGCTGGTCTCCTACTTCAACGCCACCCGCGCCGCAGACGAAGCCACCAGGGCGTCCTGGAACCGCATGGGCCGCATCACCTTCGTGATCCAGGCACTCTCTGTATTCGTGGTGTTTGGCTCCCTGTATTATATCCTGCAGCAACATTATTTTGAATACAAGTATGCTTACCGCAACTCCTCCCGCAACATGTTGCAGGCCTACCTTTTCTCCAGCTTCTGGAGCGACCAGGAAGGCAGTTTCCTGCTGTGGAGCGTTTGGCAAAGCGTACTGGGCCTCATCCTTATCCGTAAAGCCAAGAGCTGGGAAAACCCGGTGCTCACGGTGATGAGCTTTGCGCAGTTCTGCCTGGCCACCATGCTGATCGGCATTTATTTCTTTGGCTACCGCGTGGGCGCCAACCCGTTTGAACTGCTGCGCCAAACCGAACCTTACAACGCCGCACCGGTGTTCCAAACGGCTAATTACCTGGCGGATTATGTGCCGGATGGGAATGGCCTCAACCCGCTGCTGCAAAACTACTGGATGGTCATCCACCCCCCCGTGCTTTTCCTCGGCTTCGCCTCTACCATTGTGCCTTTTGCCTTTGCCTTTGCCGGCCTGTGGACCCGTCGCTTCAGCGAGTGGGTGAAGCCTGCATTGCCCTGGGCCCTCTTTTCCGCCATGATCCTGGGTACCGGTATCATGATGGGCGCCGCCTGGGCTTATGAGTCCCTCACTTTTGGAGGGTACTGGGCATGGGACCCCGTGGAAAATGCCTCCCTGGTACCCTGGCTTACCCTGGTAGCGGGCATTCATACCCTGCTGGCGTATAAGAGTACCGGCCAGTCGCTGAAGATCACGTTCTTCTTTTTCTTCATCACCTTTGTACTCATTTTATACTCTACTTTCCTTACCCGCAGCGGCATCCTGGGCGATACTTCCGTACACGCCTTCACAGACCTGGGCATGACCCAGCAGCTGCTGTATTTCATGCTGGCCTTCCTTATCCCGGCTTTTGGCCTCATGATCTACCACCGCAAGCGCATTCCTTCCGTACATAAAGAGGAAAGCACCTACAGCCGCGAGTTCTGGATGTTCGTAGGCTCCCTGGTACTGCTCATGGCCGCTATCCAGATCACTTTCACCACGTCTATCCCGGTGTGGAACAAGGTGCTGAATGGCCTGGGCCTTATGAAGCTGTTTAACATGAAGGACCTTGCTCCGCCACTGGAGCCGGTATTCCACTACAATAAGATCCAGATCTGGATAGCCATTGTGCTGGGCGTGCTCACCGCCGTGATCCAGTACCTGAAATACAAGGAAACACCCAAGGGTTATACCTGGCGCAACATCTGGCTGCCTACGGCCCTTGCCGCCCTGGCTACCCTGCTGATCGGTGTGTTTGGCAAGATCGATTATGATCATTACGGCACCGGTTTCCTGGTGGCTATCTATATCATGCTGTACGCCAGCGTATACGCCGTGGTGGCCAACGTCCACTACATCGTGGGCGTGCTGAAAGGCAACTTCAAGGCAGCCGGCGCTTCCATTGCCCACATTGGTTTTGGGCTGGTGCTGCTGGGCGTACTGATCTCATCTTCCAAAAAGCAGGTGATCTCCCTGGACCAGATGAATATCCTGGATGGTTACTTTGGCAAGGACTCCAAGGAAAACAGCCGCGAGAACCTGATGCTGCCGCTGAATATGCCCATGCAAATGGGTGACTACCACGTGACTTACGTGGGCGACAGCGTGGTGCCGGGCGATTTCAAAACCTATTACCGTGTGCGGTACGTGAAGGTGGACAAGGATGGCAAAATCACCGAACAGTTCACCCTCTACCCGGATGCATTTGTAAACCGTAAAATGGCCCAGGCCAGCCTGGTGGCCAACCCGTCCAGCAAGCATTACCTGACCAAGGATATCTTCACTTACCTCACCTCCCTTCCCGATCCGGACGCGTACAAGGACACCGCCCAGTATGTGCCCCACGACGTGAAGCCGGGTGATTCTATCTTCTTCTCCCAGGGCTACATGGTGCTGAAGAATATCCAGCCCCGCCCGGAAACAAAGAACTACAAACCCCAGGGCAACGATATCGCCGTGAGCGCCAAGCTGGAAGTGCATAGTCTCACCAACGATGAACTGTACCACCTGGAGCCGGTGTACCTCATCCGCGACAGTGCCTACCAGTACAGCGTGGAAGATACCGTGAGCGCCATGTCACTGTACGTGCGGTTTGACAAGCTCACGCCTACGTCAGATAACCAGGCGCGCATCCAGCTCCAGGTAAAAGATGCCGGTGGTGCGCAGAAGAATTACATTGTGCTGAAAGCCATGGTGTTCCCCTACATTAACGTGCTGTGGATAGGTGTGCTGGTGATGATCCTGGGCTTCTTCCTGAGTATTATACAACGGGTAAAACAAAACCGCCGTACCGAAAAAGCGATGACCCAGCGAAAAGCGAAAGAGGTAAGCGCATAA
- a CDS encoding cytochrome c maturation protein CcmE domain-containing protein produces MKKTNIILLVLVAVCIAVIVTMVGDFSTYETFATAKASEGKDFRVISVLDTSRAMEYNALKDANRFTFYAKDKAGEVHKVIFSGTKPTDFEKAESVVLLGNMKADGDFHCREIQMKCPSKYKKDQVVVGKNVM; encoded by the coding sequence ATGAAAAAAACAAATATAATTCTGCTGGTCCTGGTAGCAGTATGTATCGCAGTAATTGTAACCATGGTGGGCGATTTCAGTACCTACGAAACATTTGCCACCGCTAAAGCCAGTGAAGGCAAGGATTTCCGCGTGATCAGCGTGCTGGATACCTCCAGAGCGATGGAATATAATGCGCTGAAAGATGCCAACCGTTTTACGTTCTACGCCAAGGACAAGGCCGGCGAAGTGCACAAGGTGATCTTTTCCGGTACCAAGCCTACTGACTTTGAAAAAGCAGAATCCGTGGTGCTGCTGGGCAATATGAAGGCCGATGGCGATTTCCATTGCCGCGAGATCCAGATGAAATGCCCGTCCAAGTACAAAAAAGACCAGGTAGTGGTGGGCAAAAATGTGATGTAA
- a CDS encoding agmatinase family protein, whose protein sequence is MADLSQFDPNSVGLLSNNIFGLPFTEEEAKLVLLPVPWEVTVSYNQGTSRGPEHIFKASLQVDLYDPDVLDGWKQGFFMRQPDKALLLRSDYLRKEAELYLKYLIEGGDISENPFLKKTLVDVNEGNRHMIDWVYQQTKELLHKGKLVGLIGGDHSTPLGYFKAIAEKKGEFGILQIDAHCDLRNGYEGFQYSHAAIMYNALNEIPQITKLVQVGIRDYCDEEVDCINSSNGRISTFFDKNIKEREYEGETWKSICDSIVETLPQQVFISFDIDGLDPKLCPNTGTPVPGGFECEQVYYLFKRVLASGRTLIGFDLNEVGASHDEWDANVGARVLFKLCNLLVSQHI, encoded by the coding sequence ATGGCTGATTTATCGCAATTTGACCCCAACTCGGTAGGGTTGTTGTCCAACAACATTTTTGGTTTGCCCTTTACCGAAGAAGAGGCAAAACTGGTACTGCTTCCCGTTCCCTGGGAAGTAACGGTTTCCTACAACCAGGGCACCTCCCGCGGCCCGGAGCACATTTTCAAGGCGTCACTGCAGGTGGACCTGTACGACCCGGACGTGCTGGACGGGTGGAAACAGGGCTTCTTCATGCGCCAGCCGGACAAGGCCCTGCTGCTGCGCAGCGATTACCTGCGCAAGGAAGCGGAACTGTACCTGAAGTACCTCATCGAAGGGGGCGACATTTCAGAAAATCCTTTCCTGAAAAAGACCCTGGTGGATGTGAATGAAGGCAACCGCCATATGATAGACTGGGTGTACCAGCAAACCAAGGAATTGCTGCACAAGGGCAAGCTGGTAGGCCTCATCGGGGGTGATCACAGCACTCCCCTCGGCTATTTCAAAGCCATTGCCGAAAAGAAAGGTGAATTCGGCATTCTCCAGATAGATGCACACTGCGACCTGCGTAATGGTTACGAAGGCTTCCAGTACTCCCACGCGGCTATCATGTATAACGCACTGAACGAGATCCCCCAGATCACTAAACTGGTACAGGTGGGCATCCGCGATTATTGCGATGAAGAAGTGGATTGCATCAACAGCAGCAACGGCCGCATCAGCACCTTCTTTGATAAGAACATCAAGGAGCGTGAATATGAAGGCGAGACCTGGAAATCCATCTGCGACAGCATCGTGGAAACCCTGCCACAGCAGGTTTTCATCAGCTTTGATATTGATGGCCTGGATCCGAAACTCTGCCCCAACACCGGCACCCCGGTGCCCGGCGGTTTTGAGTGTGAACAGGTTTACTATCTTTTCAAACGCGTACTGGCCAGCGGCCGCACCCTCATCGGTTTCGACCTCAATGAAGTAGGCGCCAGCCACGATGAATGGGATGCCAACGTGGGCGCCCGCGTGTTGTTTAAATTATGCAACCTGCTGGTGAGCCAGCATATCTAA
- a CDS encoding radical SAM protein — MTPYILYSDGNGNIFEDTSLLVTGRAGWDAWPIDESEWIELPEGGSLYELPGRRGIGIDANTGDMTICEKGWAVAAFIPPAHTGSYIAAYETLPDAPTLPLFCYTAVGWWDGKFYVPAVRIENDIRQECAGFDDTKVKEGVKTLMEAYPHNRLVQHLAQNCALTYHCPAARNYFMGRWECPIPSSPACNANCIGCISFQPEEETIVSTQDRLRFKPSAEEIVEYTVPHLEQAPFPIVSFGQGCEGEPLLMWETIAESIKEIRKHTPKGSININTNGSKPDAVKALCEAGLNSIRVSLNSAQERWYTPYYRPNNYQFSDIVESLKVVRSYGGWTSINYFVFPGLTDSVAEYEALRQLIIDTDLNMIQWRNFNIDPDWYLGKLNITDPGECLGMKQLMELIHEEFPNVRFGYFNPPMERILGDYEQDFAH, encoded by the coding sequence ATGACACCTTACATCCTCTATTCCGATGGCAATGGGAACATCTTTGAAGATACTTCCCTGCTTGTGACGGGCCGCGCCGGCTGGGATGCCTGGCCGATAGATGAATCGGAATGGATAGAACTGCCGGAAGGTGGTTCACTTTACGAGCTGCCGGGACGGCGCGGCATTGGCATTGATGCCAATACCGGCGATATGACCATCTGTGAGAAAGGCTGGGCCGTGGCGGCGTTCATTCCGCCGGCGCACACCGGTTCTTACATTGCGGCTTATGAAACGCTCCCGGACGCGCCTACCTTACCCCTGTTCTGCTATACGGCAGTAGGCTGGTGGGATGGCAAGTTCTATGTACCCGCGGTACGTATTGAAAATGATATCCGCCAGGAATGCGCCGGCTTTGACGATACCAAGGTGAAAGAAGGTGTGAAAACCTTAATGGAAGCCTATCCGCACAACCGCCTGGTACAGCACCTGGCGCAAAATTGTGCGCTCACCTATCATTGCCCCGCTGCCCGCAATTACTTCATGGGCCGCTGGGAGTGCCCCATTCCTTCTTCTCCCGCGTGCAATGCTAATTGCATAGGCTGTATTTCTTTCCAGCCGGAAGAAGAGACCATCGTATCCACCCAGGACCGCCTCCGCTTTAAACCCTCGGCTGAAGAGATCGTGGAGTACACCGTGCCCCACCTGGAGCAGGCGCCTTTCCCGATCGTGAGCTTCGGACAAGGCTGCGAAGGAGAGCCCCTCCTCATGTGGGAAACCATCGCCGAGTCTATTAAAGAGATCCGTAAGCACACGCCCAAAGGCAGCATTAATATCAACACCAACGGCTCCAAACCAGACGCCGTGAAAGCCCTCTGCGAAGCAGGTCTCAACAGCATCCGCGTAAGCCTGAACTCCGCGCAGGAACGCTGGTACACGCCGTACTACCGCCCCAATAATTACCAGTTTTCCGATATCGTGGAAAGCCTGAAGGTAGTGCGTTCCTATGGTGGCTGGACCTCTATCAACTACTTCGTATTCCCTGGCCTTACAGACAGTGTGGCCGAATACGAAGCCCTGCGCCAGCTTATCATAGATACAGACCTGAACATGATCCAGTGGCGCAATTTCAACATTGACCCGGACTGGTACCTGGGCAAGTTAAACATCACCGATCCCGGTGAATGCCTGGGTATGAAACAGCTCATGGAGCTTATCCATGAAGAGTTTCCGAACGTAAGGTTTGGCTACTTCAACCCGCCGATGGAGCGCATCCTGGGCGATTATGAACAAGACTTTGCCCACTAA
- a CDS encoding protein-disulfide reductase DsbD domain-containing protein, with product MIRHLLLAAGCLLQTAAMAAAGADSSAHKIHLKVLYVGYDPQRPMPADVTLYSTGKGVVADVYQHRMADFKSFLEQRFDAVQVMDVHDYTTAVSQQADVTILDAGPVNIPPDFDRPTMLLHQLAPNVGMPLRLKFDWYCQCLENDALNIRTGHEIFRTPNAVHLTLETRPTPASFFNGFEGLTTPKTMPMWNVIKRSANASNYVIGMVAHGEGFNDSPDAEVISGGVCLKNAEAVALGRQANYFMWGFSASPSYMTDEAKDVFVNAVVYIKKFDHQHAQMEKVQTVTRTGIDELVYRTDKDLYNKTIISRREGNARLLKFQDSLRAEKAAGKDIGRSGEAMLHMPITNAVQSFEDYIRGFIGDELFAKYGTDTKRIHQYYHDNYEYFYPDGAYSLQLDTDAQSLGISNRKVEILEKCVTLLESSKDTALAMRVLTRYTLKNFKTAPEWRQWLTENKAHFFYTEAGGFKFMVNTLNAAPAATSSATTPETAAPNRADPVLVKAQLRDGAAGKKQVVINATILKGWHIYALVPEASPFIVTEQRLEIPKGTAFDTEWKTSAGVPFEDGMFIYEDQATFTADVDAVKLKKGKVIRCGLYYQVCDNKKCFQPQTKWVDVTVE from the coding sequence ATGATCAGACACCTTCTGCTTGCTGCCGGCTGCCTGTTGCAAACGGCTGCCATGGCTGCTGCGGGCGCCGACAGCAGTGCGCACAAGATCCATTTAAAAGTATTGTACGTGGGTTACGATCCACAACGCCCCATGCCCGCTGATGTAACCCTTTACAGCACCGGCAAAGGCGTGGTGGCGGATGTGTACCAGCACCGTATGGCCGACTTTAAAAGCTTCCTGGAGCAGCGCTTTGACGCCGTACAGGTCATGGACGTGCACGATTACACCACGGCCGTCTCCCAACAGGCGGATGTAACCATCCTGGATGCGGGCCCGGTGAACATTCCCCCGGATTTTGACCGGCCCACCATGCTGCTGCACCAATTGGCACCCAATGTAGGCATGCCCCTGCGCCTCAAGTTTGACTGGTACTGCCAGTGCCTGGAAAACGACGCACTGAACATCCGCACCGGGCACGAAATCTTCCGCACGCCCAATGCCGTGCACCTCACGCTGGAAACACGCCCCACGCCGGCTTCTTTTTTCAATGGCTTTGAAGGCCTTACCACCCCGAAGACCATGCCCATGTGGAACGTGATCAAGCGCAGCGCCAATGCCAGCAACTACGTGATCGGGATGGTGGCGCACGGCGAAGGTTTCAACGACTCACCGGACGCGGAAGTGATCTCCGGCGGTGTATGCCTGAAAAACGCGGAGGCCGTGGCTTTAGGCCGGCAGGCCAACTACTTCATGTGGGGCTTTTCGGCATCGCCTTCTTACATGACAGACGAGGCAAAAGATGTGTTCGTGAACGCCGTGGTGTACATCAAAAAATTTGACCACCAGCACGCGCAAATGGAAAAAGTGCAAACCGTGACCCGCACCGGCATAGACGAACTGGTGTACCGCACGGATAAAGACCTGTATAATAAAACCATCATTTCCCGCCGGGAAGGCAATGCCCGCCTGCTGAAATTCCAGGACAGCCTGCGCGCGGAAAAGGCCGCCGGTAAAGACATAGGCCGCAGCGGGGAAGCCATGCTGCACATGCCCATTACCAACGCCGTGCAATCATTTGAGGACTACATCAGGGGCTTCATCGGTGATGAATTGTTTGCGAAATATGGCACGGACACCAAACGCATTCACCAGTATTACCACGATAACTACGAATACTTTTATCCGGACGGCGCCTACTCCCTGCAACTGGATACGGATGCGCAGTCTTTGGGAATCTCCAACCGCAAGGTGGAGATCCTCGAAAAATGCGTAACCCTCCTGGAAAGCAGTAAGGACACGGCTCTGGCCATGCGGGTACTGACCCGGTACACGTTGAAGAATTTTAAGACGGCCCCGGAATGGCGCCAATGGCTCACCGAAAACAAAGCCCATTTCTTCTATACAGAAGCGGGCGGATTCAAGTTTATGGTGAACACGCTGAATGCCGCACCAGCGGCCACTTCCAGTGCCACTACCCCCGAAACCGCGGCGCCTAACCGTGCAGACCCCGTGCTGGTGAAGGCACAGCTCCGCGATGGCGCGGCCGGCAAAAAGCAGGTAGTGATCAATGCCACCATTTTAAAAGGATGGCATATCTATGCGCTGGTGCCGGAAGCCAGCCCTTTCATTGTTACCGAGCAAAGGCTGGAGATCCCCAAGGGCACTGCGTTTGACACCGAGTGGAAAACCAGTGCAGGCGTGCCGTTTGAAGATGGAATGTTCATTTATGAAGACCAGGCAACGTTCACCGCAGATGTGGATGCCGTGAAACTGAAAAAGGGTAAAGTGATCCGCTGCGGGTTATACTACCAGGTATGTGATAATAAGAAGTGCTTCCAGCCGCAAACAAAGTGGGTGGATGTAACCGTGGAATAG
- a CDS encoding thioredoxin family protein codes for MKRIVWMLGICAMALAGKVQAQDQPSAPAAADVVKAAQTKAGKEHKNVLLMFHASWCHWCHAMDTAIADPACKAFFDRSYVLEHLTVAESPKKKNLENPGAEAMLNKFTDGKESGIPFWVIMDPKGKILADSRLPQSGDNMGCPTAGPEVERLKEILKKTGKGSAEEITAIGERFKQAAK; via the coding sequence ATGAAACGTATTGTATGGATGCTGGGCATCTGCGCCATGGCCCTTGCGGGCAAGGTGCAGGCCCAGGACCAGCCGTCCGCTCCTGCCGCCGCAGATGTAGTGAAAGCCGCGCAAACCAAAGCGGGCAAAGAACACAAAAATGTATTGCTGATGTTCCATGCCTCCTGGTGCCATTGGTGCCACGCCATGGACACCGCCATTGCCGACCCGGCCTGCAAGGCCTTCTTTGACCGCAGCTATGTACTGGAGCACCTCACGGTAGCAGAATCGCCCAAGAAAAAGAACCTGGAAAATCCCGGCGCGGAAGCGATGCTGAATAAATTCACCGATGGTAAGGAATCCGGCATCCCGTTCTGGGTGATCATGGATCCCAAAGGCAAGATCCTGGCGGATTCCAGGTTGCCGCAATCCGGCGATAACATGGGCTGTCCCACGGCCGGCCCGGAAGTGGAAAGACTGAAAGAGATCCTCAAAAAGACAGGTAAAGGCAGTGCTGAGGAGATCACCGCAATCGGTGAGCGCTTTAAGCAGGCCGCGAAATAA